The following nucleotide sequence is from Triticum dicoccoides isolate Atlit2015 ecotype Zavitan chromosome 7B, WEW_v2.0, whole genome shotgun sequence.
TGAAGGGTCTATATTTTGCACATTTTTAGAGCTCACTTGTTGCatgtggtgggagtaggactcctccaggcgcaccccaagggggccggccgcaccttcccctccctcctttatatacgggggcaggggacaccccataacacacaagttgatctacggatcgttccttagccgtgtgcggtgcccccctccaccatattccacctcggtcatatcgtcgcggagtttaggcgaagccctgcaccggtagagcatcatcatcgtcaccacgccgtcgtgctgacggaactcatccccgaagctttgctggatcggagcccggggatcgtcatcgagctgaacgtgtgctgaactcggaggtgccatacgttcggtgcttggatcggtcggatcgtgaagacgtacgactacatcaaccgcgttgtcataacgcttccgcttacggtctacgagggtacgtggacggacgctctcccctctcgttgctatgccatcaccatgatcttgcgtgtacgtaggaaattttttgaaattactacgttccccaacaggcagtGACAATCATATTCTCCCTTCATCCCTGGTCACTGCAATAGGAATTAGTGGAGAACCCTGGAACTCAAGGCCGTGACCACGGGGAGTTCACTCCCCGTAATCACTTTGTCATAACAGGAGTGGGGAAGCACGGGGATGCTTACTTTATTGGCTCCGCCCACGCGAGATCATATATAAGTGGCTTAGTGATACAATTAGAGAGTCATATTTATCATGTGTTGTCAGCATCATAATTGTGGTGATGACTCTAATTTCCTCGAGAACGTTTACTACTCAAGCACCGTTTCACTTAGTTTAGTTCCTTTAATTTTCTGTCTTTTATTTCTTGTTTGTAGTTTAGATAAACGCTACCCTTTTATTTGGGTTCCTAGTAACTTACTAAAGTAGGCTATTTCCAAACTACGGTTTAGGTGCATACGTAAAAACGTAAGTGATAGCGTAGTTGCGGGATTTGTAATTCCGTCCTATTTACTCACTGTGGGTTCGACACTTCATTTATCACGAAAGTGCTACAACATCCTTTGTACTTGCAGATCATCAGCTTGCAAGTGAGGTGCTTTTTCAGAGCCCCAATATTTTTTTTGCAATACTAAATCTGACTTTGAGGTCCCACTTGTCAATGTGATGTTGTTCTTTCTCTCGTGGTAGCTAAGCGGACTCCGGTGGCTCAGCGGACTTTGGCGGTAGCGGCGGATGGCGGTTGGCGGCAGGCTACAGGATGATGTGGCGAGCGGCGAGCGGGCTACGTGCCTTCGACGATGGTACAATGATCTCCCATGGCGGCGCGTGGATATGGCAATTATTGGGAGTAGGATTAAGAGGGGTGAATTTTTCCATTATATTGGGAGTGAAGGGGCAGACCCTTGGGATATCCCAATAATTTATTAGGGAATGTGAGCGTGTTGAAGGATGCCTTTAACCTCAACTCTCCAAATACATGGAACTTATTGCGAAGACAGAGTCTGTTGGAGATACTCTTAGGCAACGCTATACTACGTCTCATTTTGAAGGCCCGAGGCTGAGATCGCTGCCCTAGCAGCCCTTCATCCAATCCATTGTTTTGAATAGCGGGTTATgacaaatagtgatggttctccaaatcaGTTATAACAAGGCTACATTCAACTATTTCAGATGTTTTCCGAAGATTACACACAATTCTTATAGCTAGTTACTTAGTGGCACCCTGCTCAAAATGCTATAGCGGGGCTATAGCCTGTTATTTAAATCATTTTTCAAACACGCCCTGCTACCTTGCTAGCTTCCCACGTCCGGAAGAATATCAAGTGCTCCAGCATCTTAGATGATACGGTGATATGAGCTATCGCGAgccgttggatctcagatccaatgGCTCCTAGGGGACTCTAAACATTTAGCAAAAAAGCATATCTGAAGTTCATGAATCGCATGCAGGTGCAGTAGCCCCTCACATGTCTTTTGATCTGAGATCTGACGGTctagaagctcgtatcaccgtatcaTCTAAGGAGTCGGAGCACCTGATATTCTCCCTCTCACGTCCTACTATTTCATGGTCCCATTTGTCAGAGTTGAGAGGAGGAAGTACACGAACCTCCACCAACTAATACAATATTCATTTAGAAGGATAAATATAGCATGTTGGATAAATAAAAAAATTCTAACGCGCGCAAGGCTGGATGACCGGTGATTTGAACGGGTCGGTCCACTTCCAAACACACACGGCCCCTGCCCCCACTGGTCCTGTCCCTCTCTCCCATCCATGGGCAGCGACAGCGTGCGCGGCAGTCTCCAGCCGATATACACGCAGCCACTGTCAGTATTTGTTCGCTTCTCCGGCGCCCTTGCCCTCTCCGAGTTTTGGGTGCCGGCAAACGAAATAATCGGGAAATAGGCCTTGCTCAAAAAAGGCTCACCCACACACTGCCCGCAATAATTCGCGGAAGCGACCAAGCTGCACTTGCGCTCGCGGACAAGCCCACCCATCAAACGAATCCGGCAAATCTTTGCGAGCTTGTGGCGTACAGGCGCCCTCCCACCTCCCCTTATACCGCCCGgagaatacatacatacatacatactcgcCATTGCAACGGGCACAGCACAGCACAGGCACAGCTCCGCCCCACGAACTGCATGCCGGTGTAAGTTCAGCGCTCAAATCGGGCCTGCAGCGCTAGCTGGCTAGCAGCGGAGGCGCCTGAGACCTAACGTGCCGTCGCTTCCGCCGCATTGCGCTGAGCTGAGCTGAACTTGCACGTAGCTGGCTGTGGTGGCTAGAGCGGCCGACATGCTTGCCGTGTCCTCTGCGAGGTGCCTCGCCGCCGACGCGGACGAGCAGCGCGCCGAAGTCGCGCCCATGGAGACGGTTGGGGATGCAGCAGTGGTGGTGGACCTGGACATAGACTTCGACTTCACCGTCGATGACATAGACTTCGGGGACTTCTTCCTCAGGCTGGAGGACGGCGATGCGCTCCCGGACCTGGAGGTCGACCCCGCCGACATCTTCACCGATCTCGAGGCGGCGGCCGCGGGCGTCGAGGAGTTTCAGGACCAGCAGGTGCCCTGCGCCGAGCTCTTGGCCGCCGTGGAGGACGTCGGTTCGGTCAGTCCAGCCGGTGGTATCATCGGCGTGGATAACACGGCGTTCGCTGAGTCAGAACTTGGAGACGAGAAGCGAGGGTGTAATCAAGCCGAGGTAGGCGAAAGCATGGGTGGCGGCGACCGCCCCACTGTGCCAGACGCAAAATCACCGTCGTCAACAACGTCGTCGTCTACGGAGGCCGAGAGCCGCCACAAGTCGTCAAGCAAGAACTCCCACGGAAAGAAGAAAGCCAAGGTGCGTTCATGCTTCTTATTGGTCATATGTAGAAGCTTTATACAGCAGTACTGCTTAGGTTTGCACCGTGTGGTATTAATGGCGTGCCCTCTCTGCAGGTGGACTGGACGCCAGAGCTGCACCGGAGGTTCGTGCAGGCCGTAGAGCAGCTCGGCATCGACAAGGCAGTGCCGTCTAGGATTCTGGAGATCATGGGGATCAACTCACTTACTCGGCACAACATAGCAAGCCATTTGCAGGTGCGTGCAGACATGAAACTTGATGTTTGAAACTGAACATTGATTGTTTTCCGTATATATATAAACTCAATTATGCTTCTATTCTTTGATGGTTGTACTAGCTATCAGTATTCGATCGGGACCTAGTTTAATAAATCAACAAAAAAAAAACTCTGAGATAAGGAAGATCAATAGAAGAGCAGTCCACACAGCTGCACATCTCTCTATTTGCAATTCACAATCAGGTataccaaatactccctccgttcccaaatatttgtctttctagccatctcaaatggactacaacatacggatgtatgtagacatgttttaaagtgtagattcactcattttattccgtatgtagtcacttgttgagatctctagaaagacaattatttaggaacggagggagtattatgaaAGAGCTAGAAGAAAACTGTGCATAGTCGAAGCTAGCACAAATGGATGCAGATAGAGTTAGTTAGTTTGAACTATGACTCGCACAAATGTGCCATGCATGCAAATGTATGCTCAGAATTCAAGTGATAATGTATGTCGTACGTTCACTAGCCATAAAACATGCATGTCATGTCAGGTGTAATGCATGCAGCTATGACAAAACTCAAAAGTGTCAAAGTAGAGCAACCTTTGTTATACATTCCAAGAACAGTTTTGAGTGTCCTCCGTCCCACTCTTCCCAGTAGGTACACCGTACCCCAACCGTTCAATCATCTACGTACCCATATAGATGTAGGTTCACGGATTGAACGGTAAGTTTGTCAACCTTATAATTGGACCTGAGTTCTGTCTGAGTAACGGCCCACTGTTGGGACCTCAAGAAGTATAAACTTGAGTACACAGGAAATAGTAAACAGTAATTTGAGGGTGTCCCGATTAAGCTCAGTGTTCCTTTGTGGATGGTTAGCATAGATTGATGTATCCAATCGTTTGGCTGACGATGATTCTCGCCAAGGAATAATAGGTATTTAATTGCTTGCAAATTGTATTGTGATTTCAAACCGCACAAATGCATATTGAAATCCATCGCAAAAAGAGCATCTGGATATTGAAATATGAACCTGCTTATTTCTAGGGCGCCATTGAAAATACGTTACAATTGGCATAGACTCATCCCTCCCACTACTGTGCCGATCGATTAAATGATTTCCCCGTATCTCGTTGCAGAAGTACCGGTCTCACCGGAAGCACATGATTGcgcgggaggcggaggcggcgagcTGGACCCAACGGCGACAGATGTACGCCGCCGGCGGACCGGCTGCGGCCGTGAAGAGGCAGGACTCGAACATGTGGACCGTGCCAACCATCGGCTTCTCGACGccgcaccctcctcctcctcctccggcggcagCCATGCAGCACTACGCCCGGCCGTTGCACGTCTGGGGTCACCCTACGATGGACTCGCCCCGGATGCCGATGTGGCCGAGGCACCCAATGCCCCGTGCCCCGATGCCGGCGTgggctcccccgccgccgccgccatccgacCCGGCTTTCTGGCACCACCCTTACATGAGGGTACGTGCAAACGTAGTGCCACTACCACCGATGCCAGTCTTGTGTAGTTGTGTGCTCGTGCCGCTTGTTGTTTCTTACGTTTTGTTTTGGTTTGCTTTTGTGCAGGGGCCCGCGGCGTATATGCCGACCCATGGGACTCCTTGCATGGCAATGCCGATGACACCGGTGAGCAGTTCGCGGATACGTAAGCTGTGGCATTTCCTTGCAATTGTTCTACCAAAAACTGACGAGATGAATATTTTTGCCGATTCAGAAATTTCCTGCTGCACCCGTGCCCGTGGCCATGCCGTGCCCAGTCTATGCGTCCCCCTCCCCGGCACCAGCGCTGGCGAGCAAGAGCCAACAAGATTCGCAGCTCCAGCTCCAAGCACAACCAGTACGTGTATACACGACAATTCCATCCATCCTACTGTCTGCACTACTGTGGCTGAGCCAGTTTTAGTTAACACTCTCTACCTTGTTGTGGTTTTTGCAGTCAAATGAGAGCATAGACGCGGCCATTGGTGACGTTTTATCCAAACCGTGGCTGCCGCTGCCGCTGGGGCTGAAGCCCCCTTCGTTGGGCAGCGTCATGGGCGAGCTTGAAAGGCAAGGCGTGGCCAATGTGCCCCAAGCCTGCGGGTGAGCGTTGGAGGGTGCATCCGCGTGCACTCCATGCATGACTGCTGCTCCGTTCGATGGAGCAgctagcagcaacaacaacatcgTCGACATGTCTTTGTTCCTTTGAACGTTttgtggatctctctctctctctctctctctctctctctctctctctctctcttggtcaACTTGTGCATAATTTCGATCAAGAGAAACATCGTTATTTTGAGTTCACTCCCGAGACACATTTTTGTTACACCTAAACTTTAAGTTTGCCGTAACAGCAGCAtcaacaacaacatcaacaacaaaaTGGTCAACATGTCTTTGTTCCTTGGAACGCTTTGTGGACCTCTCTCTTAGTGAACTTGTACATAATTTTGATAAAGAGAAACACCATTATTATTCACTCATGAGACACATATTTTAATGTTTGAGGAATCAGCAGGGGCACTAACTTTTCATATAGAAGGAAGGACgagaaatctctactcctaataaaGCACTTGGTAGCCTggtacggtttattttcgtccAGTTTTTCTTCATCCCACCTCCCACTGATTTTCTAATCCATTTGTTTATTTTTCTCTTCACTATTTTCTTTCAAAAACTCAGTactttcctaacatacaaaagatctcggatatctaactttcctaactcatccaaatcaaccgatctctctcattaatgcaatttgttttaggaaacaaataatgaaTTTTTAGGAAGCAAACAATGGATTTTAAGGAAATTAACAAGTAAAACATGACAAACAAATCTTATTGTGAAAGTATTATCTCTAATCCTAAAGTCTTAGTTGTTGATTTGTTCATTTCCCATCGATCGATCCCCTCCCCATCGAAAAGTCTCAGTACGTAGTTGTTGATTTGTTCATTTCCCATCGATCGATCCCCTCCCCATCGATGGAGAGACATCCCACCGATATTTTTCCAAATAAAGCGTCTACCTCGACCTCTCTCTTGCATGGAAGAAAACCAGGAAAGAACCACACGCACATACCCCTCTCCTGTGTAGATATTGGGGGAAGATCCCGTAAACCAGGAAAGAACCATCCTGAGCGGCTTCGCCTTTTCTCGATTGGTTCAAACTAGGAAAAAATGACCAACGCCCTATCCCTCCTCCTTGCGATCCAATCCCCCGGATGATCCACCTCCCATGTCGCCTGCCGCGATGCTGCGTCGACCCTAGCCACGACGCCCGACTTTTCCATCGATGGTGGGACCTTCCTCAATCCCTCCAAGCTCTGTGTCCCCTGCATtgtgagggcatctccagccgttggccccccaaggggcgtctaaaagcgccgcctgggggtgagccggcgcaaagaaaggccctgggggcgagtcgtcgcccagccgtcggcccccagggccgcccccaggcgaGTGTTTTTTTTTAAAAAGGGGCCGTTCGGTGAAGTTATGATAAAAGAGTAGTTAAATTTCGGCTAAACATGGCGAATTTTGGCCAAATtcgcgcattttcattacattaagctaatctaaaaaagaaaggggctgaagtcgtcgccgccgtcgccgccatcgtcgtcgtcggccttctcctccttgacgcggaccCCCCGGCTGGACCCGACGTCGCCATGGtggactggcggcggcgcgtcgtcgtcgtcgtcgctgtcgcatagGACGACGACTCCGTCTTCGTCGCGGCCacgtcggcgctcctcgaagcggcgcagggcggcgcgctggcgctccttcgccttctcccggcgcgccttctccatcgcaatggagtcctgtcGCGCCCATTCGAGGGTCGCGTCGTCGTCGacgaactccgccttcaccggcaCCAGCCCCCGCTctgtcttcaccggcgccagccccggctccgtctttggcttgacgaagcgcggaggagccgacgaNNNNNNNNNNNNNNNNNNNNNNNNNNNNNNNNNNNNNNNNNNNNNNNNNNNNNNNNNNNNNNNNNNNNNNNNNNNNNNNNNNNNNNNNNNNNNNNNNNNNNNNNNNNNNNNNNNNNNNNNNNNNNNNNNNNNNNNNNNNNNNNNNNNNNNNNNNNNNNNNNNNNNNNNNNNNNNNNNNNNNNNNNNNNNNNNNNNNNNNNNNNNNNNNNNNNNNNNNNNNNNNNNNNNNNNNNNNNNNNNNNNNNNNNNNNNNNNNNNNNNNNNNNNNNNNNNNNNNNNNNNNNNNNNNNNNNNNNNGGggggcgccggccgccctcgttgatgacgatgccggcgctgcgagtgcgccggccgagcggcgattccgccgcgggctcggccttgacgccgagtagggccggagtgccggaggagtgcgacgaggatcgggaggaggaagaggaggaggaggacccgaaccgcCTTGGCGCCCATGCCCCGACGCGTTGGTGCTGCACCGGgaggtacgccaacggcgggtcgttgccgccctcgaggtgcatGAGCACGCccccgagtgtgcggccggggacgctccaccagaggtggcgcccctcgctgttctgccgcccgccgaccaccggcgcgccgttggtggacgccaaacgctgctgctggcggcgctcgaaatacgccgcccaggccgcgtggttgtcggcggcgtactgggggagggagcgtTGGGCGTCGATGAGGGAAGCGCGCGcgatctcgacctcctcggcgaagtactccGGCTTCGccgcggcgtcgggcaacgggggaacgggcactcccccggcgctgagtctccaccccgatggcccggcgcgcatgtccggcggcgccgggatgttcgcctggaacaggagccaggactccaatacgcggagcgaacggcggccgaagccgttggccgccgcctcgtctccggggaaacgTTCTGCCATGGCGatggcgctcgggagaggcagggagagggagggctggacggcggcgagggggcgGGCGGGGCTGGTGGGGGTACAGGAGAGTGGAATGGTGGTCGCCGGCTTTTATAGCCaggccgcgcccgtgtgtacgcatgcgagggaggggaggcgtcggcgcgccgtcccgtgaagcgccgcccgtgaaggaatcaatggcaaggctgaccggcggcagccttgccattgattccccgcgggaaccgaggctgtTGGGGGGAGACGAGGCGCCgaagtcgctgacgcggctggcccgcggcttGTTCGTGCCAAAAcaactcgccccggcgcccccgggcgtccCCCAGGGCGCcaggttcgggctgggtccgccggcgctgttttcggcccaagcccgcgaaaatcgggctcctgaaggcgcgactggaccgttttttcggcgccgacgcGAAAAAATCGCTTGGGGAGGTcttcttgggggcgcggctggagatgccctgatgCCGCACCCCCCACTCTTGCCGCCGGCGGTTAACGGAGCCATGTCGGATAAGATGGATCTCCCGTTCATGGCTGTCGGTTTGTCAAGGTTGCGATACAGTAGTGGTCCGAGTGCTTGCTACGCTGGAGGTGGTGTCGCATATGCTGTTCGTCAATGTGTACTGCCGGCTGTACTGGGAGTCTAGGACCATGACCATTGTTTAATTTCCTTTTCTCTGTTTGAGAAATAATTGTAATCATAGGTATCTTGATATAATGGTTTCTGAAGGCATAGAAATCACACAACTTCCCTTGGACGCTGATCTATCAACACATATTCGTCACTGGATCACAATCTGCGGTGCAGCCCTT
It contains:
- the LOC119337606 gene encoding probable transcription factor GLK1 isoform X1; this encodes MLAVSSARCLAADADEQRAEVAPMETVGDAAVVVDLDIDFDFTVDDIDFGDFFLRLEDGDALPDLEVDPADIFTDLEAAAAGVEEFQDQQVPCAELLAAVEDVGSVSPAGGIIGVDNTAFAESELGDEKRGCNQAEVGESMGGGDRPTVPDAKSPSSTTSSSTEAESRHKSSSKNSHGKKKAKVDWTPELHRRFVQAVEQLGIDKAVPSRILEIMGINSLTRHNIASHLQKYRSHRKHMIAREAEAASWTQRRQMYAAGGPAAAVKRQDSNMWTVPTIGFSTPHPPPPPPAAAMQHYARPLHVWGHPTMDSPRMPMWPRHPMPRAPMPAWAPPPPPPSDPAFWHHPYMRVRANGPAAYMPTHGTPCMAMPMTPKFPAAPVPVAMPCPVYASPSPAPALASKSQQDSQLQLQAQPSNESIDAAIGDVLSKPWLPLPLGLKPPSLGSVMGELERQGVANVPQACG
- the LOC119337606 gene encoding probable transcription factor GLK1 isoform X2; the encoded protein is MLAVSSARCLAADADEQRAEVAPMETVGDAAVVVDLDIDFDFTVDDIDFGDFFLRLEDGDALPDLEVDPADIFTDLEAAAAGVEEFQDQQVPCAELLAAVEDVGSVSPAGGIIGVDNTAFAESELGDEKRGCNQAEVGESMGGGDRPTVPDAKSPSSTTSSSTEAESRHKSSSKNSHGKKKAKVDWTPELHRRFVQAVEQLGIDKAVPSRILEIMGINSLTRHNIASHLQKYRSHRKHMIAREAEAASWTQRRQMYAAGGPAAAVKRQDSNMWTVPTIGFSTPHPPPPPPAAAMQHYARPLHVWGHPTMDSPRMPMWPRHPMPRAPMPAWAPPPPPPSDPAFWHHPYMRGPAAYMPTHGTPCMAMPMTPKFPAAPVPVAMPCPVYASPSPAPALASKSQQDSQLQLQAQPSNESIDAAIGDVLSKPWLPLPLGLKPPSLGSVMGELERQGVANVPQACG